TATACGGCTTTCAGCCAGAGTTTTTACAAGTAGCCAACTCACTTTCTATCCAGGCGATGATCGCGTTACCGGGACCTGGATGGAACCACTGGTAGCGGTTTTCTTTCCGGAGCCAGGTAAGTTGTTTCCTGGCAAACTTTCTGGTATTCCGTTTGATAAGATCCACTCCTTCGTTCAGGGACAGCTCTCCTTCCAGAACCCTGAACAGTTCCCGGTACCCCACTGTTTTCATAGCACTGTATCCCTTCAGGTGATGCAAGTGTCTTGCCTCCTCCAGCAGGCCGGCCTTCATCATCAGATCCACCCGCCGGTTGATCCGCATATAAAGCTTCTCCCTGTCCATATCCAGTGCGACCCGGAGAATCCGGAATGGACGGTCTTTCCGGGTGGCCGAAAGAAAAGAGGAATAAGGAAGTCCGGTCTGAATGGAAACCTCCAGAGCCTTGAGTACCCGCATGGGATTTTTCAGGTCCAGCTTTTCATAAGAGGCCGGATCAAGAGTCTGCAATTGCCCCGTAAGCGCTTCCAGGCCCTCTTGTTCCAATCTCTCCCGGAGTTCTTTCCGAAGAAGGAGATCCGCTTGTGGCAGTTCGTCGATCCCCTCGCAGACAGCATCAATATAGAGCCCGGATCCACCGACCATCAAAACCAGATCGTGCTTCTGAAAAAGAATTTCAAGTCTGGCCAGTACCTGGTTTTCATAAATGCTGGCATTATAACGTTCCTTCACGGAAACCATCTGGACAAAGTGGTGTTTAACCAGTGCCTGCTCTTCCGGTGAGGGTACGGCTGTACCAATGGTGGTTTCCCGGTAGATCTGCCTGGAATCTGCCGATATGATCTCGGTTCCGAAATGGCGGGCAAGCCCGATTCCACAGGAAGTTTTCCCCACTGCCGTCGGACCGGCCAGTACCACCAGTGTTTTCTTCATTTTAGTAGTCTTCACTCAGTCCGTCATCGAGCATTCCCGGGTCCAGGTCGTCGATCCGGAGGTTATCGGG
This DNA window, taken from Bacteroidales bacterium, encodes the following:
- the miaA gene encoding tRNA (adenosine(37)-N6)-dimethylallyltransferase MiaA, translating into MKKTLVVLAGPTAVGKTSCGIGLARHFGTEIISADSRQIYRETTIGTAVPSPEEQALVKHHFVQMVSVKERYNASIYENQVLARLEILFQKHDLVLMVGGSGLYIDAVCEGIDELPQADLLLRKELRERLEQEGLEALTGQLQTLDPASYEKLDLKNPMRVLKALEVSIQTGLPYSSFLSATRKDRPFRILRVALDMDREKLYMRINRRVDLMMKAGLLEEARHLHHLKGYSAMKTVGYRELFRVLEGELSLNEGVDLIKRNTRKFARKQLTWLRKENRYQWFHPGPGNAIIAWIESELATCKNSG